The sequence ATCTGCAATCACGATGTATAGTTAACACTGGTGGCGAGATAGGGCGGTTTTAGCTGTGTTTGtatttttctcacgaaattaagtacaCGGTTAACTGGATACACCTAGAAATAAATACTGATGTGGTACTGGGGAAGTGAGTACAAAGATAATTTAGATTTTCATTAAATTTACTGGGAGGTACGAGAGAATCATAaacttattaatcttatttaacAAAGTATCTCAATAATTTACCTTGATTCTGAGTTTGTGCACTTTTATTTGATTCTGAGTGCATTCTACTTAAAATTCAACAAAAGTGCACAAACTCAGAGTCTAAGTAAATTATTGAGATCGTTTTTAATCAACATTCCTGTAAACTGcaccaaattttaaatttcttttACTAACTTGCTGAGTACTACAGAAGCATTTATTTCTAGGTGCATCTATTCGACCGTGTGTGGCGATGGGTTCCACGCAAGTAAACATCGCAACAAAACATGGCTCAAAATTCTATTTCAGAGCTTTTGTGAGGTGTTTTCGAGTATGTAGTTTAATTTCTACAAGTTATCAACACTCagacaaaaaatatatggaatttcataatgatatcGTATCGTATGCGAATCATAAGATCGCCTTAGGAAGTCACGaatattggaattccaataataagcattatgaaattcatactaaatttttaggaatattgtgcGATATTTCTTTGACAAACATAACTTAACTCTCTTAATAATATAACTATCatactgtggaattcataagttgttcgtatgaagaCTATAACAGTGATAGATGAGATTTATAATGCAGTGTCATAATCATTATAATAGagatatatttttcatgttaatCTTTTGATATGGtaattttggtgattttttatGCATCATAAGGTATGCTTTTCACTCCTGTATGTATGATTTTCACTCCTCATTTTGTCTGAGCGAAGTATTCACGTCTTGgcaaatatgaaataaaaatctGTTCCTGAAACGCTCGATGTTTACACTTTTCTTCTCCATATCTtctttgtttttctaaaaaatataaCCCCACTCACACATTGAAAAATCTCGTCACCTGTCCATTTTCCATCGTGATCTGCAATGATCTCACAAAGACAAAATGGCAGAGTACGAATGACGTTGAAGCGCTTGCGGATCTacggaaaattaaattcatgcaAAAAGTTTTAGAACCTGCTTAAAATTTTCCGAATAGAAAAGTGTCGATAAATATTAGTTTACGCAAGTGAAAACAGAATGCTTAAGAGACGAATGTTAGATTTATTTGGCTACTGATGAACAAAAATTTTAGAACTGGTTTTTGTGAAAATATGTATCATTGAGCAAAGGTTATTCAATAACTCGAGTGCAAATTTAGATGGGGCGTTGAAGGAATGGTACAAAGAATTGGAGTGAGACTGAAAAACAAGTTGCGTCCTTATAGGTAGGTACTTATTTGAACTGAAATAAATCACTAATTTATTAGTGATTCTCCACAAATTTAAAGAATTCTTGTTCGCGTTTTAGATATCAGCATTTTTATGTAATACAATGAAGATGTGCGGGAATAACATTGCACTTGTAACATATTAGTTCGCATAACGAATAACCTTCAATACTTTACATTAGTTCATGGGTGAGAAATAAAATTCATAAATCGGTATattgtttttttgaaaatatgcctGTTGTAATTTTTCTATTATGTGGCGAATCGTTCAATTATGTCTAATGTAAAAGATGTTGAGGTTtttatattataaaaaaaatgtatgggttaaaaaattcattttgtgcTTCTTACCATATTTTGGATTACAATTTTTGctttttatacaaaaaaaaacatctataaAACAAGCTGGGGTAAAAAAACGATATATACCTATATGAAAACAAGTCTATAAAACACTTGGTTTTTGTGTgaagaaaatataaattttattaaacCAACCATTTGAAAGGAATTACAATTGACAAAGAAtagcaatatttattttttgtagacTTCGCGTTTTaattataaattaaaattttaatcggTTTTGTTCTAGCTACGGAAAGGACATTAGCACAATTCAAGATGATTCGACAGCACTTTGAACCTCCGATCGACTACcatcaacaacagcaacaacaaataCAGCAGCAAGTTCAGCAGCAACAAATTCAGCAGCAAGTACAACAACAAGTTGCTCAGCAGCAGCAAATATCTAAAATAGTGAGCAGTCCACCACCGACAATTGTTGGTACACCAAATGGAACAACGATGTGTGTGGCTAAGTTGATCGTAGGTCTTGACCATGCTCCGTTAGCGTTCAATGTGCGCCAAAGGATAATCGGTGAAGGAGGTACAAATCTGAATTACATACGATCGGAAACAGGAGCAATAATTTCTCTTCGTGGGCGTGGATCGCTAAACTTTGAACCCCAAACCGGACAGGAAGCACTAGAACCGTTGCAATTGTGCATTGAGCATCCAACGTGAGTATTTGGTTATGTTGCTTTCATTCGAAGATTTTAAAACTCGCGCTTTTTCTTTAGGTTGGAGGGCTTTCAACACGCAAAACAACTGGCGAAAAATTTAATCGAAACATTACAAGAAGAGTTGAATTTGTTCCAGGAAGTACCAAAACAGAATTTTCAGCTGATTTCTCAACCAACACTTGTCCAAACGCCTCAGGTGTCGCAGATGCCACCGCTAATGCGTTCTCAGCACATGACTCAGACAAATGGTTTAATTCATCAGCCTCCGCCACCGGTGCTGCAACAGCAAGGATTCATGCAGCATCCACAAAGTCAACCTCCACCCCCACAGATCATACAACAACCGCCTACAATAATACAATCTCATGTACCGGTTCAAATACATCAGCAGCCCAGTAATGTTGTTATTTCACAAATTCAAACTGCACCGCAGATTACAAATGTTAGTAATCCGCCACCCGGTGCGCAAATTCGGCCTCCTATGATGCAAATCAAGAATTCCATCCCACCACATCTTTCGCAGCCTCCACCCAACATGCAAATTCCGCAGGTGACGGAAGCGCCACAACAGATATTGGTAAACCAAGCACCGCCTTACCAGGTACAATATATTCAACAGAATGCTCCGATTCAAACAAGCAGTGGTCCGCACCCTGCAGGACAGGTAACGATTCAACATGTCATACAACCCCAGACTCAACCAATCCAAGGAATAATGCAAAGTACACTGCCTCCCCCACAGTTCGATCAATATCAGAGGCCACCACAAGGCCAACAGATTATAACTGTTCAAGGAAGTGCGGCATTCATGGTTCCGCCGCCTAACATTATTCATCAAACTGTGGCTCCACATCCGCATAATCAGATCATCGTTCAGTCGCAACCGATCATCACTCATCCACCTCCAAACTCGATACATCCCGAAATCGTACAGTCCGGTATGGGACCACCTCCTATTGGCCAGGTTCCAATGATGGTAAATGGAGCGGATGATAAGAAACCCGGTGAAATTCATCTAAAGCCAGAACAAATAAAACTCGAAGAAGGGCCGCCTCCGGGAACGATTATTCAACAAATAGGAAAACCAACCGTCATTCCTGTTTCTTCGATGCAAAATATTACTTTGAGTCAACCACCGCCACCAATAATGTCGGTTCCCCCTCCAACCGTGCAGCACATTGTTGGCAATACGATTATAACGTCGCAACAGAACCATACCGTTAGTCATGCAATTCCGCAACAGATCTACAGCCAAATTCCGGTGTCGATTCAGTCATTTCAATCGCCTCCGCAGCAAATTCACATGAATGGCGGCACTCACTATGTCGTGAATGCACAGCAGTCTTGGCCCCCGAACGGAACCACACAACCACCTCAGATCCAACAGGTACCGGTTAGTTCGGTACAGAATATTCAATTCGCACCGCAAACAATGCGTAATCCAAATGAGATTCAAATCATCAGCTCCCCGGCGATCATCAGTGCTGCCGAGTACCGGCCGCCCCAGCAGCACATCATCACGACCAGCTCATTCAATCCGCAAATGCAACCGCCGCCTGGTGAGTGAAATGTCAATTTTGAGTCAATATTGGTTTGTTTAACAACATTGCGTTGCAGGGATGCAAGTGATTCACACCGTTCCACCACCGCACCAACAGATTATAACGAGCATTCCGAATCCACAACCGCAAATCATCGAAGCGCCGCAACATCCGGTGCCTCCACCTCACTCGGGACCAACTCATCAAATTATTGCGACACCAGTTCCCGCACCGCCGCCACAGTTCACCACAGTTCAGTACACGACTGCTCATGAACCTAAGGTAGACTTTCTCGATCATGACTGATGCAATTGAACCAATGATTTTTTACAGTCATCAATAGAAATTCAACTGCATCAGCAGCACGGTATGAGGTCAGGACAAAAGCGCAAACATCCGGAAGATGAATCGCACAAGAATATTCCTCCCAAAATGGGAATGGGGTGAGTACAACTGAAACGGCaatactattttttttcttgcttcAGAACATCTGACAAACTGACCGTGATGTGTACGATGGAGTCGGTTGAagccatgtttttttttatttgatttgactGTGCAATCAGGTGTAGTGTAGACTTTCTTTTAGAGTCTACGATCGAGTATGCAGAGTTTTTCCATCGAATATGCAGACGGCAACATTTCTCCGTCACATTGTGCAAATAtatgtattattttattctcTAAACAAATATATAACAactaaaactatttttttcaggtGAGGACGAATGCAGTTTTTTTGCAAAGAAATTTATTgttgtatgaatttcataaaaacTTTCTGTCACAGATTTCTTAGAATCGACTAattcgtttaaaaattttttctcaTCGTTTTCGGCTAGGACTCCTAACAAAAGTAaatgttggaaaaaaaatcttaagtAACACCGGTGGTGCAAGAGAAGAATTAATGGTCATTTGCATAATGTGGTAGTTCACTTTCACAGACAGTTGAAAGGAGTATCATGACTTGACATTCTAACTCAGCGTTCGGTACATTCACGTAGTTCGAATACATTTTCTGTCCATTGTTTATTACATCGTGCATCTATCGATACATTTCTGTGTTGTAATGATCGTCTTGTGTATCTGTTTCcactttgaattcaaattttatttgcagCTCTTCAATCATTCACTCGTTTAACGAATTTTGTGCTGTATTGCTCAGTAACATCCCGAATCAACAGTCGCTCTTAAGAAGGGGTAAAAATAATTCGTACGGAAAAATGCAATCGCAATCAAAATTTGCTGTATCGAGCAAACGTCTCCATGTAGTTTGATCCATGCGGTACtcacatgtgattagggcatatcgtgcgatatgcccttttgaaagttacgaaaaataatgctcattactcaagtttcaaacatgaaattcaagcatattgcgcacaattttgtagattgggcttctatctacgagattatatcgattattgtgtaaatgaaggttgtagagccgagcaatgagcattatattttgtaacattcgcaagggcctatcgtgcgatatgccctaatcacatgttactacCGCATGGTCGTTCTTCGGCAGCAACTCAATGCCCGGATACTTCGTAAATCACCCTCCAGGTGTCGTCCAGCATCCTGATGACATTCCCAGCCCATCGCAGTCGTCCGAATTTTGCTGTTCGTACGATAGCTAGCCGTCTTCGaactgcactccgccatagatggtccgcagcgcctttctttcgaaaaccctAAGGTAAGGGTGCGTTGATTCTCTACCAACATAGTTCCAGTCTCGGGTCTTTGTAACAGGttttaaaaagtttgtgcaTCAAATTGTTTTAGTGGCAGAGGAAAAAGTatcacttttgtcgtgaatacaacttactttactatggggcgcgttttcaaaattggtcatatggaagaatgggcagaatttaatcgtgaatatctcgacttgtattaacggcagtaacataattctttcaccatttcatcaaaaatatgatcaggaatttaggataatatttggaacagagtgagataaccacaaacaactcaaaaattaaatttcctaaaactttgaaaacaacgcgtaaaactttttacttttgcttggctttttcgcgcaaggacgacgattttgaggtagtcaggagcATATCCtcatctgaatgcgtataaaaggggaaccgtggtcgaaaatcgatcatttcttcttgtgtgttggatggaagcagaaatcgtgagaatgatttatcatttgctttccggtcgtcGGAGGCGATATTATCAACCTACAGCAACGGAAAGTGcactagcaactctcattcgcattCTGAAAcgggattctggaactatattccggaactgatttcagtttcgaaatggtagttctagaattgcaactgaACTCTAAGTCTGCTCtttgttctaaatttagttcttgaactcaagtccagttccttattccaaaattattctattcggttctttttagaatcataataatactcctaaagaattatgcgacgtTTTACTGTACTCAATGCAACCCAATTTGGTAGTCGTGGCGAGAAAtcatcttcaagtttcagagcttagttcctgaatatgggtttagaattcagagcctgcgtgctgaactggattctagaAAAAGAttcactgatttcagtttcgaaattgtagtcttCTAAAattcaactgaattctgagtctgttctaagttctgaatctagttctcctaattccagaattcttcaaatcggttcttttgtcctgaatactacttactttactatggggcgccttttcaaaatttaccctgtacaagaatgggcagaactttacaaCGAACATCTTTTGATGTacataacccaacaacatattttttttacaagctatcggaaatatgaacaggaatccatgattaaattttcaacatcgTGAAAAAACCCtaagaataattgaaaaacaaagttttctaaaacttttataaataatgaggaaaattcatcacgcttgtttgcctttttcgcatccggacgatggttttgagatagtcaggcacatatcaggcTACTGAACAAATGGAAAAGGTaatgtttgaataaaaactgttcatttctcttattgctacagacggaactggatgtcgaggtgaggttctcccaccaacatcagtaagaacaaaccaagtataaagcgtgaaacgctcaggtcgtcctctcatttggacttcggtcgtctggaggagcagtcggcaatggaagtagaccttttgcgtggtgtaaagcctcaaacgctcaggtcacagagccagttttcaggataatttgattagctttgtgcaattttcgaagtgcaaaattcgcaacaatttttaatatcttagagaattacacaatttggcccttctgaatgccagaaatttatctcgtatctcgaaatatttaaatccgaaacgaaataaCTTACATCAAAACTCTGTATGAttctatttagaacaataattgtatacccaaagaattatgcgaaattttcttcactatactgtatacgaccCATTTTTCAGCCACTTGTAGTTCGTAGGGTAAGGgcttcctatttcatctgatttgtaaggacgtcgccttcaaacctcgatttagtcactaaaatcactataactatttcatattactgcttcattcgccttgctccacattgagatttgattcacattccttggaaattaaaatagtgttcataaaacagcaaaaaacacttatgaaatgttcactactctgctcctaatttcatctcaatggatttttatccatcctatcgttgatcctttattcatcctataaattagcaatggcgacagcaatcaaaacaaaatatttcactattacactctcaggttcaaaatgtcagaattcttcttaaaaacggcctagtgccaactatgagactatatacgatatttttagaaccagtttgaaatcatttcaacgtttaaaaaattttcagtcgtttccgttaccttttgctttaaatttaaaattttactgaaaaattgaattggtgaactttaaataaaaacaaaactgtgattgttactatttattcattagcccttcttaaaacaaagtttggagccagagatgccatttatacagatttatatgtattgtatagatttttgcgttcgcatactggtttaaatcaaagtaccgattttgtaaagatttcttaaatttaatacagatttgtacaggttcatagaaagaaagaagtaaaaaaatagacttttctctctgagtatctattagtatttgattgcggtgattctttaaaagtttattaatcaaggggacaaatcacatgttaaagtagaaatcttttatgtagataattgattatgaacactgacaaacatttatattaaaatttggaatcaatttgaactatttgaaaccagatattttaatagaatatgtattacgttgcatagaaagtctatatctggtctatctgttttcactaataaaatgatgttaaatctgttttcactaataaaatctgttaacatcattttattagtgaaaacagatagactagatatagagtttctatgcaacgtaatacatattttctatgaaaatatctggcatctctgtgcacagccgatgaaacacacacacacttcacagcgatatgttgacgtatagcggaatgaaaccagtgctactagatttgccacaatggttatttcattagtatttaacatgctcttcctggtaatattcgaagccaaaacagttttattgaaatattaatatcaataatataattaaactaatgtcacggataccaaaaaacatactttttgatgagattttgaagaagaaaaacaatttttgttttgtaacattatgagataacttggcaactttgcgaaaccaaatgagatgaaaacaaagcgcaatcaagtgaactaagtgaaaaactttcatctcatatttttaaagacttttattgtttgttgggtagtttttgaagtattgaatcgttaattaaacaagtagcaagtgaacattactaattatgaagtcatccagcattcaatggtagtgtaattgtgcgaaaaagtaatcatgatttgagacgaatcgattagtagataatcagaaacatgacgaactgtaaatcttgagacgaaaatgtgtcctaaattgaaaagtgagtttatttgaaaagaaaaaaacgataaccaaagaacttaaaaccatttctttcaataggaaagtgtgacaatagcttttaaaatcattttaaaacatttcacagtttggttcaggtaggttttaaaatattattcatgttcaaagtcatgaggtgaaggaatgagatggaaataggagctcagatgaaatagggagccgttaccctagtagaactttctgctgatttgctatataaaatgcatagcaccgacttagaagccattaatgGAAGGTTCCTTTCATAACCACCATtaatttatcataaagaactagggcaacggctccatATTTCATATGAGCTCCTatatccatctcatcccttcacctcataactttgaacatgaataaaattttacaacataccggaagcaaactgtgaaatgttttaaaatgatttgaaaagctattgtcacactttcctattgaaaaaaatggttttaaattcttcggtgatcgtttttttttcatataaaataaactcagttttcaatttaggacacattttcgtctcaagatttacagttcgtaatgtttctgaatatctactaatcgattcgtctcaaaacatgctcactatttcgcacaattacactaccattgaatgctggatgacttcataattagttatgttcacttgccacttgtttagttgacgattaaaaacttcaaaatttacccgacaagcaataaaagtcttcaaaaatatgagatgaaagtttttcacttcgttcacttgattgctttgttttcatctcatttggtttcgcaaagttgccaagttattttataatgttacaaaacaaaaattgtttatcttcttcaaattatcatcaaaaagtatgtttttggtatccgtgacattagtttaattatattattgatttcaataaaactgtttctgctttgaatattaccagaaagaacgtgttaaatactaatgaaataaccattgtggcaaatctagtagcactggtttcattcctctatacgccaacataacgctgtgaagtgtgtgtgtgtttcatcggctgtgcacagagatgccaggtattttcatagaaagtctatatctgttctttctgttttcactaataaaatgatgttaaaagatagttctttagatctccataagtcattgccccattaattagataattcaacgagtaaattttttaccaataataataatgtggaaaaatcctggtgggtacggttgtatcgtttgagttgtatatctgacaGCGGTAAGGcaggtcaccagaatgtctgcaagccatatttttccagctggcagcgtttagtcgggcgaatgcgggtgagagtgtaatagtggaatattttgttttgattactgtcgccattgctaatttataggatgaataaaagatcaacgataggatggataaaaatccattgagatgaaattaggagcagagtagtgaaaacatcattagtgtttttagctgttttataaatattagttgaattttcaagaaatgtgaatcaattttcaacgtagagcaaggcgaatgaagcagtaatatgaaatagttacagtgattttagtggctaaatcggggtttgaaggcaacgtccttacaaatgagatgaaatagggagccctaacCCTATACtttttatttcgtaatatttaattgagtgtcagaatgtttaatgtaactaatctgtactttcaccctcattcttgtttacgtccgtatccgcaatacaacgaacgggtactttcgaacgaatacgaataagccattcttgttttaattcgaatgaattcgaacgcgactcgtttgccacaaaatattcaaatatcagtaacttcttaaatattcaaatatcagtaaacttcttgctaagccttgatgtaatcagtccaactcatgtgattaaccatatgcgaaacgatagaatgtatgccattttagtttcaaacgaaacgtgtattagaacatcattcgtacgaacgaaatgtcCTATTCCCGTTTAcgaacgaatagacgaaatcccgtggtttcgattcgtcagtttaatgttgcgaatcaaccgttcgaacacattgaaaaaagtttaaccgatctctaacaaaattatttttgaatctaaaggtgatttgtaatcaaatcataaatttgtgttttgcttaaatcatttagaaagcatagcagtatagtaaaatgctgttttttctggggagcctttgaatatatgcgaggttcaaagtttttacgcatcaattttgcatgtattaagtactttatggaaaatacgccatgggtaaacatgctttattttatattaaatgcatgattttaccaatgaaataaatatgtaggctatcgcaaacatgacaaaattgcaagaaaaatgcaacatatttttcgcagatactactgatcggactgctatttcaaatgctttttttttactttgcacgaagagtaatttgaaaatttcatttaccgacttgaataaaattggtcctgaaTACGATATttctttattatgtagcattcgtcacttccttgatgcttgcaatcttccttaaaaaactacctgcgctaccgatccttcttttgcacaggaatcgcgtacgtacacgttcgagtgaaaacaagaatggcttgttcgcattcgttcgaaagcatgtgttcgtcgtatggtcgatacggacgtacgCAAACATGatcagtgaaaaaaacaagtcaaataacaaatgatatcaaagatttttatttacaactcaaatctgtaccagaactgatagtttaaagttggatgggcgttgtttttatgcatgtacgatgtttaaaagtgtgattgattcgaacgtaaacgggaatacgaatttgctatactttcgaacgtatcgcatacggccgtaaacaagaatgagagtgtttagtttaggagtatcgtttcaaattctagtagtgaaaaagaggaaagcttgcacaatgcacacaatcgatcaactaattgatattcgaaagtataaagaaagagtgtcagttttattcgtattcacgacatctagttatgtctctgacattacacacccatacTTTTTAGTGAtcacaaatgaaaataaaattctcTAAAGatgcaatttttcaaaaatttcattcaacatTTGATAATAAGTAAAATTCTAAAGATCTGTGGGTCCATAAATATCTGCAGCATAATCATAAGAGTTTAAACGTAGATCTGGAAATGTGGCATCACTGGTTTTCATATGTTTGGCTTATTTTTATGTGTGTAATGCGGCAAATGGGTTGTGGAAATATATGTTTCGTCGGAGTCTAGCAATGCAGAAAATGCGCAATATAAGCTATTTGAAAGAATTTGTAttgaagatgattttcccaaaatttttaaCCATTTAACTGTTATATTTGTGATGTAAgaatggttcttctgattttcattttatttaaatttttcaaaaacctcgaacaaaacatttgaagaaaaccaggaatattttatGCATTAACCAAAACTTTTcagattttttcgaagtgtgtttcatgcaaaaaaaaacttaatccacctagcggtgtaatgGTTTATTTCTCATTACCATTTCAAAAGAAATCGATGCAAGAAGTTTCATGTTGTACATTTTGAATAACTGCCATTatcctggaagtcggatccggctaAAATTCAACTTCATTCAATAGAATAATAAGACATCTGTTTGAATCAAAGTTCGATCGGCTCAGTCACGGTTTGTTTGTTCAGCTATAAGCTAATAAGACCCGCATGCTAGAAGAATTTACTGGCTATAGTTTTAAGGAATTTGTTCCTTTTTCAATACCCactaacaataaattcaatgaaaaaaatattccattcTGAATATTGTTTATAGAGACAAAGTTTTGATTCCAGTTATTTCCAGTTACGTCTCATGTTATATTTCGATCAAACCAATTATTCGATAATAAACGAACCATGCGAAATTCTGCACTTCTATTACTTTTGCGTATGAAATTCTAGCTAAATAGGGTATTATTTTTGAATCAGCTACATAGAGCATGTTTTGTGATGTCGATGTTAAATAAATTTCGGTCACAATATTATTTGCATTTTTCATTGACATATTACTGTACCACCTATAAAAAATTCACATACCTCACGAAGCCTACAATCCCGATGCatgtgtttttaccttttttatatatataaaaaataggtatagaattcgctcaaactttcgaaaaattttccgaggcccggagggccgaatgtcatatcccaatcgattcagctcgacgaactgagcaaatgtctgtgtgtgtgtatgtgtgtgtgtctgtatgtgtgttgtcaactaagaggtcgagatctcagagatggctggaccgattttgatcaaactagtcgcaaatgaaaggtctccccgtcacccaaaacgctattgaatggttttgag comes from Malaya genurostris strain Urasoe2022 chromosome 3, Malgen_1.1, whole genome shotgun sequence and encodes:
- the LOC131434567 gene encoding integrator complex subunit 3 homolog isoform X2; its protein translation is MIRQHFEPPIDYHQQQQQQIQQQVQQQQIQQQVQQQVAQQQQISKIVSSPPPTIVGTPNGTTMCVAKLIVGLDHAPLAFNVRQRIIGEGGTNLNYIRSETGAIISLRGRGSLNFEPQTGQEALEPLQLCIEHPTLEGFQHAKQLAKNLIETLQEELNLFQEVPKQNFQLISQPTLVQTPQVSQMPPLMRSQHMTQTNGLIHQPPPPVLQQQGFMQHPQSQPPPPQIIQQPPTIIQSHVPVQIHQQPSNVVISQIQTAPQITNVSNPPPGAQIRPPMMQIKNSIPPHLSQPPPNMQIPQVTEAPQQILVNQAPPYQVQYIQQNAPIQTSSGPHPAGQVTIQHVIQPQTQPIQGIMQSTLPPPQFDQYQRPPQGQQIITVQGSAAFMVPPPNIIHQTVAPHPHNQIIVQSQPIITHPPPNSIHPEIVQSGMGPPPIGQVPMMVNGADDKKPGEIHLKPEQIKLEEGPPPGTIIQQIGKPTVIPVSSMQNITLSQPPPPIMSVPPPTVQHIVGNTIITSQQNHTVSHAIPQQIYSQIPVSIQSFQSPPQQIHMNGGTHYVVNAQQSWPPNGTTQPPQIQQVPVSSVQNIQFAPQTMRNPNEIQIISSPAIISAAEYRPPQQHIITTSSFNPQMQPPPGMQVIHTVPPPHQQIITSIPNPQPQIIEAPQHPVPPPHSGPTHQIIATPVPAPPPQFTTVQYTTAHEPKSSIEIQLHQQHGMRSGQKRKHPEDESHKNIPPKMGMGMNLSSGASSVTAKCTMSSTSTATVTTSSTSGGLITSQISSNSTDELQHADDGNNSGNEQQSGDEHNVENFGGIGVGSCTNNNNNNNNNNSNNNPHSGPKHSHNGQHQMSGGNNRPRGAYRMSQSYFGSNSNGSYQQNSFHRNYESAPPPPPKCRW